Proteins encoded within one genomic window of Sulfolobales archaeon:
- a CDS encoding PUA domain-containing protein, with amino-acid sequence MIRIKASRESIRILRALADYQFKPGVGEILINDESYLLVSKTTGRIRGVEDSEGLVLTVRASDHRIIPTCVGGLRIKNHVASPQLRVIVINEISREISLGGSVFARHVLEVDRELRPWDIALVVDESDRLLAIGRLLLSPDEMLHYIRGVAVFNREGCWKYLEKVEM; translated from the coding sequence ATGATCAGGATTAAAGCTTCTAGAGAGAGTATTAGAATACTGAGAGCTCTTGCAGACTACCAGTTTAAACCAGGAGTGGGAGAGATCCTTATAAATGATGAGAGTTATCTACTAGTGTCAAAGACTACCGGAAGAATTAGAGGAGTTGAAGATTCAGAAGGTCTGGTTCTAACAGTGAGAGCATCAGATCACAGGATTATCCCAACATGCGTTGGAGGACTTAGAATTAAAAATCATGTAGCATCACCCCAACTTCGAGTGATAGTGATCAATGAGATCTCCAGAGAGATCAGTCTCGGAGGTAGTGTGTTTGCTAGACATGTTCTAGAAGTAGATCGAGAGCTCAGACCCTGGGATATAGCACTGGTGGTAGATGAAAGTGATAGATTACTAGCTATAGGAAGACTTCTTCTATCACCTGATGAAATGCTCCACTATATAAGGGGTGTTGCAGTATTTAATAGGGAGGGATGTTGGAAGTATTTAGAGAAAGTAGAAATGTGA
- a CDS encoding PAC2 family protein, whose translation MLEVFRESRNVRIYIYKDALSSSKNPILITGFPGFGATGYITTKYIVETLRLKRIGFIITRFMPDTISIEPEIRFSFPHEIYSDQEGKLFVLVNQAVPPPVDKDAFAETVVKWAYKNNFSEMILVGGLDSEVRKSPEDQLRWIGNSYSKRVLEEPQMDRGLMIVGPLATLLMYSEIIGLPAIAILPYAERNRPDPRASAIAVSKIAKILNMEIDVSELLKHAETIEVLEKKIRSEIEKPETRYTPRYYM comes from the coding sequence ATGTTGGAAGTATTTAGAGAAAGTAGAAATGTGAGGATCTATATATACAAGGATGCATTATCATCGAGTAAGAATCCGATACTAATCACAGGATTTCCAGGATTTGGAGCTACAGGATATATAACAACTAAATATATCGTAGAAACTCTTAGATTGAAGAGGATTGGATTCATTATAACGAGATTCATGCCTGATACAATATCTATTGAACCTGAGATCAGATTTAGCTTTCCTCATGAGATATATTCAGATCAAGAGGGGAAACTATTTGTACTAGTCAACCAGGCAGTACCACCTCCTGTTGATAAGGATGCTTTCGCAGAAACAGTGGTTAAATGGGCTTATAAAAATAATTTCTCAGAGATGATTCTAGTAGGAGGATTAGATTCTGAAGTAAGAAAATCTCCCGAAGATCAGCTTAGATGGATTGGTAATAGCTATTCAAAGAGAGTTCTGGAAGAACCTCAGATGGATAGAGGTCTTATGATAGTAGGTCCTCTAGCAACACTTCTAATGTACAGTGAGATAATAGGTCTTCCAGCAATAGCTATACTCCCATATGCCGAGAGGAACAGACCTGATCCTAGAGCTTCTGCAATTGCTGTATCAAAGATCGCTAAGATTCTCAATATGGAGATAGATGTCTCAGAACTTCTCAAACATGCTGAGACTATTGAAGTACTTGAGAAGAAGATAAGATCTGAGATCGAAAAACCTGAGACAAGATACACACCCAGATACTATATGTAG